The following coding sequences lie in one Arachis hypogaea cultivar Tifrunner chromosome 9, arahy.Tifrunner.gnm2.J5K5, whole genome shotgun sequence genomic window:
- the LOC112712921 gene encoding dormancy-associated protein homolog 3-like, whose amino-acid sequence MGFLHKLWDETLAGPAPESGLGKLRKYNSFVGSGGARSPMSPNDVPISRSITILRDPSAMRPATSDPASPSIPITPRTPITPDTPGVDFKKFTRRKTSANAAVDSSASIQGDYECFGSLLRERK is encoded by the exons ATGGgttttcttcacaagctttggGACGAAACGCTGGCAGGCCCCGCACCGGAGTCGGGCTTGGGGAAGCTGCGTAAATATAACTCCTTTGTCGGCAGCGGCGGCGCCAGGTCACCAATGTCGCCGAATGATGTGCCTATTAGCCGCAGCATCACCATTCTCCGAGACCCCTCTGCCATGAGACCCGCCACATCTGATCCagcctctccttctattcctatTACTCCTCGCACCCCAATAACCC CTGATACGCCGGGTGTGGATTTTAAGAAATTCACGAGGAGGAAAACGTCGGCGAATGCAGCAGTGGACAGCTCTGCTTCTATACAA GGTGATTATGAGTGCTTTGGATCATTGTTGAGAGAGAGGAAGTGA